The Styela clava chromosome 2, kaStyClav1.hap1.2, whole genome shotgun sequence genome contains a region encoding:
- the LOC120336245 gene encoding inactive carboxypeptidase-like protein X2, protein MGMKSRDIPDHAITASSYSNYQHAAHPGRMDENAVFHTASNGFSVGAWCSGENTNREWIQVDFQRPRFIGGIVTQGRPIKYGWDFNQWVKTYKVACGNSTSTLRTITDNAIDKVFLGNTDENSKVINMFPKPLICRFVCLYPLSWNNHSCMRMEVIRGECHDMF, encoded by the exons ATGGGAATGAAGAGCAGGGATATTCCAGATCATGCGATTACTGCATCATCTTATTCTAATTACCAACATGCCGCTCATCCTGGACGAATGGATGAAAATGCTGTTTTCCATACAGCTTCAAATGGATTTAGTGTAGGTGCCTGGTGCTCCGGAGAAAACA CAAATCGTGAGTGGATTCAGGTTGATTTTCAACGTCCGAGATTTATAGGTGGAATAGTAACACAGGGACGCCCAATTAAATACGGATGGGACTTCAATCAGTGGGTAAAAACATACAAAGTAGCGTGTGGGAATTCAACTTCTACTCTGAGAACTATAACGGATAATGCTATTGACAAA GTCTTTTTAGGAAACACGGATGAGAATTCTAAAGTGATTAACATGTTTCCCAAACCTCTGATTTGTCGCTTTGTTTGTTTGTACCCATTATCATGGAATAATCACTCATGCATGAGAATGGAAGTAATTCGAGGCGAATGTCACGACATGTTCTAA
- the LOC120335565 gene encoding uncharacterized protein LOC120335565, with product MNTAFVMILLFLGSVSSAPTRGMKNNFGHIIAVLSDLDAECRGCANKATCCAMAIQVHADGDLQTCADSATNDEELGGCFQHAYDSYGVTGGKRLLAKIKGCHKDNHALKCDGVHHDHSKHVH from the exons ATGAATACTGCTTTTGTCATGATACTGCTGTTTTTGGGGTCAGTATCATCTGCTCCGACTCGCGGtatgaaaaacaattttggtCACATTATAGCTG TGCTTAGTGATTTGGATGCAGAATGTAGAGGCTGTGCCAATAAAGCTACATGTTGTGCGATGGCGATACAAGTACACGCCGATGGTGATTTACAAA CATGCGCAGATTCTGCAACAAATGATGAGGAGTTAGGTGGTTGTTTCCAACACGCCTATGATTCGTATGGTGTCACGGGAGGAAAACGTCTATTAGCAAAAATAAAGGGTTGTCACAAAGACAATCATGCTTTAAAATGCGATGGGG TGCATCACGATCATTCCAAGCATGTTCATTAA
- the LOC144419929 gene encoding inactive carboxypeptidase-like protein X2 — protein MPHKSFVVLWCVVIIPAVLGDIPNVYEFCSALITDKTASSHNCPAQCQGRPGKRGPEGRRGLLGVKGDRGEEGTTERLEEKIRLLEEKMKKTVDIIPKLSYCGMGMKSRDIPDHVITASSDFNYQHAAHHGRMDENAVFHTASNGFSVGAWCSGQNKNGEWIQIDFQRPRFIGGIVTQGRPIKYGWDFNQWVKTYKVACGNSTSTLRTITDNEIDKVFVGNTDEDSKVITMFPKPLSCRFVRLYPMSWNIGICMRMEVIRGECHDMF, from the exons atGCCGCATAAATCTTTTGTCGTATTATGGTGTGTCGTGATCATACCTGCAGTTTTAGGTGACATACCGAACGTATACGAGTTTTGTTCTGCTCTAATTACTGACAAAACTGCATCGAGTCATAACTGTCCTGCTCAGTGCCAGGGAAGGCCCGGAAAGCGGGGGCCAGAGGGTAGGAGGGGTCTGCTTGGTGTAAAAGGTGACAGAGGCGAAGAGGGGACAACGGAACGCTTGGAGGAGAAAATAAGATTGTTAGAAG aaaaaatgaagaaaaccgtTGACATTATTCCAAAAC TATCCTACTGTGGAATGGGAATGAAGAGCAGGGATATTCCAGATCATGTGATTACTGCATCATCTGATTTTAATTACCAACATGCCGCTCATCATGGACGAATGGATGAAAATGCTGTTTTCCATACAGCTTCAAATGGATTTAGTGTAGGTGCCTGGTGCTCCGGACAAAACA AAAATGGTGAGTGGATTCAGATTGATTTTCAACGTCCGAGATTTATAGGTGGAATAGTAACTCAGGGACGCCCAATTAAATACGGATGGGACTTCAATCAGTGGGTAAAAACATACAAAGTAGCGTGTGGGAATTCAACTTCTACTCTGAGAACTATAACGGATAATGAGATCGACAAA GTTTTTGTAGGAAACACGGATGAGGATTCTAAAGTGATTACCATGTTCCCCAAACCTCTGTCTTGTCGTTTTGTTCGTTTATATCCAATGTCCTGGAATATTGGCATATGCATGAGAATGGAAGTAATTCGAGGCGAATGTCACGACATGTTCTAA
- the LOC120335564 gene encoding dolichyl-diphosphooligosaccharide--protein glycosyltransferase 48 kDa subunit-like produces MDLVYRISIFAIALAVVLAKENSNKKALVLVDSADIKSTHSIFFKSLKDRGLELSFRSADDAGLELMKYGVALYDHLIVFAPSVEDFGGDIKVSTITEFIDKGGNVLIAADSNIGEPIRELASECGVEFDEEKTMVIDHHNFDVSDKGSHTKIVACKKNLIAAKNIVGEPKAPILFRGIGMSLDSENPLALNILHASKTAYSFFPEEQIKEYPLAVGSSTVLISGLQARNNARVVFSGSLDLFSDEYFQSAVKKASEDGKQHVRSGNQVLVESLSRWVFQERGVLRARDVIHHKHGEKEAPASYTITDMVHYSIIIEELQQDGTWRPYKGTDVQMEFVRIDPFVRIVLKGDPKTGRFSADFKLPDVYGVFQFKVDYTRLGWTFLSSSTQVSVRPLQHTQYERFIWSAFPYYASAFSMMIGVVLFSFVFLYHKSDGGKKKTE; encoded by the exons ATGGACTTAGTATATAGAATTTCGATTTTTGCTATTGCTTTAGCCGTCGTTTTGGCGAAGGAAAATTCGAACAAAAAGGCTTTGGTATTAGTCGATAGTGCAGACATCAAATCAACCCATTccatatttttcaaatctttaaAAG ACAGAGGCTTGGAATTGTCATTCAGATCTGCGGATGATGCAGGATTAGAGTTGATGAAATATGGAGTTGCATTGTATGATCATCTCATTGTATTTGCGCCTTCTGTAGAAG ATTTTGGTGGTGATATTAAAGTTTCAACCATCACTGAATTCATTGATAAAGGAGGAAATGTTCTGATTGCTGCAGATTCCAACATTGGAGAACCAATTCGTGAACTTGCATCGGAATGTGGGGTTGAATTTGATGAG GAGAAAACCATGGTGATTGATCACCATAATTTTGATGTTAGTGACAAGGGATCACACACAAAAATAGTTGCATGCAAGAAAAATCTTATCGCCGCCAAAAATATTGTTGGGGAACCGAAGGCGCCGATCCTTTTTAGGGGTATAGG AATGTCATTAGACTCTGAAAATCCACTTGCGCTCAACATACTTCATGCATCGAAAACAGCCTACTCCTTTTTCCCTGAAGAACAGATCAAAGAGTACCCTCTTGCTGTAGGCTCTAGTACTGTACTGATCTCTGGATTGCAAGCTCGCAACAATGCAAGAGTAGTGTTTTCTGGATCACTTGATCTTTTCAGCGATGAATATTTTCAATCTGCAGTAAAGAAGGCTAGTGAAGATGGAAAACA aCATGTCAGATCAGGAAATCAAGTACTGGTAGAAAGCTTGTCAAGATGGGTTTTCCAAGAAAGGGGTGTGCTGAGAGCAAGAGATGTGATTCATCATAAGCACGGAGAAAAAGAAGCACCTGCCTCTTATACAATCACTGACATGGTG CATTATAGCATTATAATCGAAGAGTTACAGCAAGACGGTACATGGAGACCTTACAAAGGTACTGATGTCCAGATGGAATTTGTTCGTATTGATCCATTTGTAAGAATTGTTCTCAAAGGTGATCCCAAAACAGGAAGATTTTCAGCTGATTTCAAACTGCCTGATGTTTACGGTGTGTTCCAATTTAAAGTCGACTACACCAGGCTTGGCTGGACTTTCCTGAGCAGTTCTACTCAG GTGTCTGTACGTCCACTGCAACACACTCAATATGAGAGATTTATTTGGTCTGCATTCCCATATTATGCAAGTGCTTTCAGCATGATGATTGGTGTTGTGCTTTTTTCATTTGTCTTTTTATACCACAAGTCAGATGGAGGGAAGAAGAAAACAGAATAA